Proteins encoded in a region of the Gammaproteobacteria bacterium genome:
- a CDS encoding NAD(P)/FAD-dependent oxidoreductase — MTTKQSANEFDVIVIGSGMGGMTTATALSRLKHKVLLLEQAQKIGGLTHTFSREGFTWDVGLHYCGTFGHDQFGGQILDWLSGGTIDFQSVGTIYDTLHFPDDFEISVGRPAEAYKMELKDRFPDNASEIDAYFEALLSAEEAGHMIGAHRAMPEPFRSAHQWWNKRKIQRWCGRTTGEVIDELISNPKLAAVLSAQWGTYGGKPKEASFAVHGTIMGHYLEGAAYPVGGASAIAKGLVPVIEAAGGSAQAGTPVSEILIEDGKAFGVRTKSGEEFYAPAIVSAIGARETVKRLLPQEVSQQDWAREITTFKPSICHYDLFLGFEGDITKHGASRSNHWFYESWDTSDAIWAGAGEDPIQMMFVSFGSLKNPAHDPGPTNRHTGDMLVWADWSSVAEFASGGADERPEEWKAFKQAIESRMMDFFKEKFPSLAPLITYHELGTPLATAEFTRHEKGGFYGVETSPRRMLSEALNARTPVPGLFLSGQDVMSPGIAGALSGGIFGAAAIDPRVFQKLN; from the coding sequence ATGACAACTAAGCAATCAGCAAACGAGTTCGATGTCATTGTCATTGGCTCAGGTATGGGTGGAATGACGACGGCCACTGCACTTTCCCGGCTTAAGCATAAAGTCCTGCTGCTAGAGCAAGCGCAGAAGATTGGCGGGCTAACTCATACTTTCAGTCGCGAAGGTTTTACTTGGGATGTCGGTCTCCACTATTGCGGCACATTCGGTCATGACCAATTTGGGGGCCAGATCCTTGACTGGCTCAGCGGCGGAACAATCGATTTTCAGTCGGTTGGCACCATCTATGACACGCTGCACTTCCCGGACGATTTCGAGATCTCTGTAGGGCGCCCGGCTGAAGCCTACAAGATGGAGCTTAAGGACCGTTTTCCCGATAATGCTTCCGAAATAGATGCTTACTTCGAGGCGTTGCTGTCTGCGGAGGAAGCCGGACATATGATTGGTGCCCACAGAGCGATGCCCGAACCATTTCGTTCTGCCCATCAATGGTGGAATAAGAGGAAGATCCAGCGCTGGTGCGGTCGTACCACCGGTGAGGTCATCGATGAGCTCATCAGCAACCCGAAGCTTGCCGCTGTGTTATCGGCACAGTGGGGCACCTATGGTGGCAAACCAAAGGAAGCGAGTTTTGCCGTTCATGGCACCATCATGGGCCACTATCTCGAAGGCGCCGCCTATCCCGTCGGGGGTGCCAGCGCCATCGCAAAGGGGCTTGTTCCGGTGATCGAGGCAGCGGGTGGCAGTGCACAGGCTGGAACACCGGTTAGTGAGATATTGATAGAAGATGGCAAAGCGTTTGGTGTGCGTACTAAGTCCGGTGAAGAATTCTATGCTCCCGCTATCGTTTCGGCGATTGGCGCAAGAGAAACCGTGAAACGCCTGCTTCCGCAGGAAGTTAGCCAGCAGGACTGGGCCCGTGAAATAACTACCTTCAAGCCTTCGATCTGTCACTACGATCTCTTTCTTGGCTTCGAGGGAGACATTACCAAACATGGAGCCTCGCGCTCGAACCACTGGTTTTACGAGAGCTGGGACACCAGTGATGCTATCTGGGCAGGAGCGGGTGAGGATCCAATCCAGATGATGTTCGTGTCGTTTGGGTCTCTCAAGAATCCTGCTCATGACCCGGGGCCGACGAACAGGCACACTGGCGATATGTTGGTGTGGGCCGATTGGTCATCGGTGGCGGAATTTGCAAGTGGAGGTGCTGACGAACGTCCCGAAGAGTGGAAGGCATTCAAGCAGGCTATAGAGTCCAGAATGATGGACTTTTTCAAGGAGAAGTTCCCAAGTTTGGCGCCGCTTATCACCTACCATGAGCTTGGTACGCCGCTTGCCACTGCTGAATTTACCCGCCACGAGAAGGGCGGGTTCTATGGCGTCGAAACGTCCCCGCGCCGCATGTTGTCAGAAGCGCTTAACGCTCGCACGCCTGTTCCTGGTCTATTTCTGTCAGGCCAGGACGTTATGAGCCCGGGAATCGCCGGAGCGCTTTCGGGTGGCATTTTCGGCGCTGCGGCAATTGATCCGCGCGTATTTCAGAAACTCAATTAA
- a CDS encoding alpha/beta hydrolase yields MTYKQILPLHNLNFQMNRVLTHGEEACREEELLEIAPKLQEFDPIAWFEQWNMLAQRAESDGRLMHAAYYHRMSEFFLSNGLHEKDEAYENFSRCFYAATEGENLELFDIPYLGYELPAIRLKAEEEKGVVLLHGGFDSFIEEFYLYLREYPAAGYTVIIFEGPGQGRPLRDGLKMTHEWEKPVAAVIDYFEMNNVTLIGVSLGGYLALRAAAYEPRIQRVVAWDIIWDALQGFNRDKPESFIQLILNGERDTVNALAAQARQQNDMVDWMLTHGMHVTGTETPFDHLYEFTKYQTRDLSPLINQDVLLLAGENDHFVPVEFFELQKAALTSARSVRGRIFTAEEGGDQHCQVGRIDLATDEILDWLDSLNKIEERRGASNQAV; encoded by the coding sequence ATGACATACAAGCAAATCTTACCTCTCCACAATCTGAATTTTCAGATGAATCGCGTCCTAACTCATGGCGAAGAAGCCTGCCGTGAGGAGGAGTTATTGGAGATTGCGCCGAAACTTCAGGAGTTTGATCCGATAGCCTGGTTTGAGCAGTGGAACATGTTGGCGCAAAGAGCTGAAAGTGATGGCCGGTTGATGCACGCCGCTTACTACCACCGAATGTCCGAATTCTTCCTGTCGAACGGCCTACACGAGAAAGATGAAGCCTACGAGAATTTCTCCCGATGCTTTTATGCGGCTACGGAGGGCGAGAATCTGGAATTGTTCGATATTCCGTACTTGGGATACGAGTTACCGGCAATCAGACTAAAGGCCGAGGAAGAAAAGGGGGTAGTTCTCCTGCACGGCGGATTCGATTCATTCATCGAGGAATTCTACCTGTACCTTCGAGAATATCCCGCGGCCGGGTATACGGTCATCATTTTTGAGGGCCCTGGGCAGGGTCGCCCACTGCGAGACGGCCTGAAAATGACCCATGAGTGGGAGAAACCGGTAGCGGCGGTGATTGACTATTTCGAAATGAACAACGTCACGCTGATCGGGGTTAGCCTGGGCGGTTACCTCGCCCTTCGCGCTGCGGCATATGAGCCTCGGATTCAGCGCGTGGTTGCCTGGGACATCATTTGGGATGCACTCCAGGGCTTTAATCGCGACAAGCCCGAGAGCTTTATCCAGTTGATCCTCAACGGTGAGAGAGATACGGTCAATGCACTGGCAGCCCAGGCCAGGCAGCAAAACGATATGGTTGACTGGATGCTCACGCACGGCATGCACGTGACAGGGACGGAGACGCCATTTGATCATCTCTACGAATTCACAAAGTACCAAACCAGGGACTTGTCACCGTTGATCAATCAGGACGTGCTGCTATTAGCCGGTGAAAACGATCATTTTGTCCCCGTGGAATTCTTTGAGCTTCAAAAAGCCGCCCTGACGTCGGCTCGATCGGTTCGGGGCCGAATCTTTACTGCCGAGGAAGGGGGGGACCAGCACTGTCAGGTTGGGCGGATAGATTTGGCAACAGACGAGATACTGGATTGGTTGGACAGTCTCAACAAGATCGAGGAGCGTCGCGGAGCTTCGAACCAGGCCGTGTAA
- a CDS encoding acetoacetate decarboxylase family protein: MLYALDRSELQQLRNVNWTAEFTGAEVLAAVFRTDPSVLAQILPRPLRPPANPLALTFVAHYPQTSFGTVYNEAALFVQAEYRGRSGMYCLSMPVDDDMAMAGGREVFGYPKKMAESISLETVGSKVIGSAVRKGTEILRIEVEPKTAEGIERLAMTGVLDPNGARSFEVTAYMFKYFTAPNMRGFDYLPRLVAEPIVLRPRPDVLFGDGTVTLTSSPFDPLGEVPVVEMVTCAYGLHDNTMLPGKVVGRVWNPIAFAKHAFFKVDVVPVKLGYVETSEETGARG; this comes from the coding sequence ATGTTATACGCACTTGATCGAAGCGAACTGCAGCAACTTCGCAACGTCAACTGGACTGCAGAATTCACGGGTGCTGAAGTGCTCGCTGCTGTATTTCGGACTGACCCAAGTGTTCTGGCGCAAATACTGCCACGCCCGTTACGTCCACCGGCTAATCCTCTTGCGCTCACGTTCGTAGCGCACTACCCCCAGACCAGTTTTGGTACTGTCTACAACGAGGCCGCGTTGTTCGTTCAAGCCGAGTACCGCGGCCGCTCAGGGATGTATTGTCTGTCGATGCCCGTCGATGATGACATGGCGATGGCTGGGGGACGCGAAGTCTTCGGTTACCCAAAGAAGATGGCTGAATCGATCTCACTGGAAACGGTGGGTTCCAAAGTTATCGGAAGCGCTGTGCGTAAAGGGACCGAGATTCTTCGTATCGAGGTTGAGCCTAAAACAGCGGAGGGGATTGAAAGGCTCGCAATGACCGGCGTACTTGATCCAAATGGAGCACGGTCGTTTGAGGTAACCGCCTATATGTTCAAGTATTTCACGGCACCCAACATGCGTGGCTTTGACTATCTCCCTCGGCTAGTGGCGGAGCCCATTGTGCTACGTCCACGCCCCGATGTGCTATTCGGGGATGGGACTGTCACTCTAACTTCTTCGCCATTTGATCCATTGGGGGAGGTGCCAGTGGTTGAAATGGTCACCTGTGCCTATGGCTTACATGACAATACCATGTTACCGGGCAAGGTTGTCGGCCGGGTTTGGAATCCCATTGCCTTCGCCAAGCACGCCTTCTTCAAGGTTGATGTGGTGCCGGTGAAGCTCGGCTATGTGGAGACCTCTGAAGAGACGGGAGCAAGAGGATGA
- a CDS encoding MFS transporter, producing the protein MVWNIKGVLQAHPSSQLAWAFYDWANSAFATVVIAGFFPLFFKQYWASSLAPTESTFWLGAINSAASLVIVVLAPLLGAIADHLGRRKGFLLVMASLGIVMTAALSLAAQGAWQLAVVLYLLALLGFTGANIFYDALLLTVSGDSGRDTDRVSALGFALGYLGGGLLFALCVMLTRQPAWFGIADEVAAVRISFVLVALWWALFSIPLLVFVKEQHHAPEAASASLRAAIGRVLLTLRELHALRQAAMLLLAYWLYIDGVATVIRMAVDYGISIGFESRQLIVALLITQFVGFPATYLYGRMSHSIGARNGILFGITVYALVTVWGSMMQSVWEFYLLAAIIGLVQGGVQALSRSLFARLIPASQAAELFGFYNMVGKSAAVIGPIMMGWLGVLTGSPRLAILSLLILFAAGFLLLLRVKVPETDAD; encoded by the coding sequence GTGGTTTGGAACATCAAAGGCGTATTGCAAGCGCACCCATCCAGCCAACTTGCCTGGGCGTTTTACGACTGGGCCAATTCGGCCTTCGCCACGGTTGTGATCGCCGGATTTTTTCCGCTGTTTTTTAAACAGTACTGGGCGTCGTCGCTGGCGCCGACCGAGTCGACGTTCTGGCTCGGTGCAATCAATTCGGCGGCCAGTCTGGTCATCGTCGTGCTGGCGCCACTGCTCGGCGCGATCGCAGATCATCTAGGACGGCGCAAAGGATTTTTACTGGTGATGGCGAGCCTCGGTATCGTCATGACCGCAGCTCTGAGTCTCGCAGCCCAGGGTGCCTGGCAATTGGCGGTAGTGCTTTACTTGCTGGCATTGCTCGGCTTTACCGGCGCCAACATATTTTACGATGCATTGTTGTTGACGGTCAGTGGTGACAGCGGCCGAGATACAGATCGCGTGTCAGCTCTCGGTTTCGCGCTGGGGTATCTCGGCGGCGGCCTGCTGTTTGCGTTGTGCGTGATGTTAACGCGGCAACCTGCCTGGTTCGGGATTGCCGATGAGGTCGCCGCAGTCAGGATCTCGTTTGTGCTGGTCGCATTGTGGTGGGCGTTATTTTCGATTCCGCTTCTGGTTTTCGTCAAGGAACAACACCACGCGCCTGAAGCGGCCAGTGCATCGCTGCGCGCAGCGATAGGCCGAGTACTACTAACGCTGCGGGAACTGCATGCATTGCGTCAGGCAGCGATGCTTTTACTCGCATACTGGTTGTACATCGATGGGGTCGCTACCGTGATCCGCATGGCGGTGGATTACGGCATTTCGATTGGCTTCGAATCCAGGCAACTGATCGTGGCGTTGTTGATTACCCAATTTGTCGGATTTCCAGCAACCTACCTCTACGGCCGGATGTCGCATTCCATCGGTGCGCGTAACGGCATTTTGTTCGGTATTACGGTTTACGCGCTGGTTACGGTCTGGGGTTCAATGATGCAATCGGTGTGGGAGTTTTACCTGCTCGCAGCCATCATCGGCCTGGTACAGGGTGGGGTGCAGGCGCTGAGCCGTTCGCTGTTCGCGCGCCTGATTCCGGCAAGTCAGGCAGCCGAATTGTTTGGTTTTTACAACATGGTGGGCAAATCAGCGGCAGTCATCGGGCCGATCATGATGGGTTGGCTTGGCGTGCTGACCGGTAGCCCGCGACTCGCGATATTGTCGCTGTTAATCCTGTTTGCCGCCGGATTCCTGTTGCTACTCCGGGTTAAGGTTCCCGAAACTGACGCGGATTAG
- a CDS encoding universal stress protein, with the protein MFNKILCSIDGSDHSNKALDLAIDLAKKYGAPLVILHVPHRSGNIDALQRFAEIEGLAEHVNTEIKRLQSMEPGLNLATGSAFQDTGISSRLLVEIGQHIIDGAKGRAEQNGLENVDARLGGDDPADSILRCIDEENIDCVVMGSRGLSDIKGLFLGSVSHKVANHASCTCITVK; encoded by the coding sequence ATGTTTAACAAAATACTATGTTCCATCGACGGATCAGACCATTCCAACAAAGCGCTCGATCTCGCGATTGACCTGGCTAAAAAGTATGGTGCTCCACTTGTTATATTGCACGTACCTCATCGTTCCGGGAATATCGATGCTCTGCAACGATTTGCCGAAATCGAGGGTCTGGCCGAACATGTCAACACGGAGATAAAACGCCTGCAATCAATGGAACCCGGGCTAAACCTGGCTACGGGATCGGCCTTCCAGGATACTGGGATATCATCCCGTTTACTGGTTGAAATAGGCCAGCATATTATTGATGGGGCAAAGGGTCGTGCTGAGCAAAATGGGCTGGAAAATGTCGATGCCCGACTTGGTGGTGATGATCCAGCCGATAGCATCCTGCGTTGTATTGACGAAGAAAACATTGATTGCGTGGTGATGGGTTCACGTGGGCTGAGCGATATAAAGGGTCTGTTTCTTGGCAGCGTGTCACACAAGGTAGCGAACCATGCGAGCTGCACCTGCATCACGGTCAAGTAG
- a CDS encoding CBS domain-containing protein — protein MRVGEYCNREVVVVEEEKSVTEAAAIMRQYHVGDVVICKAKYGKQMPVGIITDRDIALEIVAKGTDPDSIRVGDAMSFDLITVTEHDDLMHVIELMRDKGIRRVPVIDADEALVGILTVDDIVDLLSEVLVDLAHLVDRQKRRETRLRP, from the coding sequence ATGCGTGTTGGTGAATATTGTAATCGCGAAGTCGTTGTAGTCGAGGAAGAAAAATCAGTTACCGAGGCGGCTGCCATTATGCGGCAGTATCACGTCGGAGATGTCGTCATCTGCAAGGCGAAGTATGGAAAACAAATGCCGGTTGGCATCATTACCGATCGGGATATCGCGCTCGAAATTGTAGCCAAGGGTACCGATCCAGATAGTATACGAGTCGGTGACGCGATGAGCTTTGACCTGATCACCGTAACCGAGCATGACGACCTCATGCATGTTATTGAGTTAATGCGTGACAAGGGAATTCGCAGGGTTCCCGTCATCGACGCAGATGAAGCGCTGGTCGGTATTCTGACAGTCGATGATATTGTTGACTTGCTGAGTGAAGTGCTCGTTGACCTTGCTCATCTCGTGGATCGACAGAAAAGGCGGGAAACCAGGCTGCGGCCATAA
- a CDS encoding coiled coil domain-containing protein produces the protein MSIRETYEAKMQAQLQELKAEIHELREKADQAETNLQLEYYTLIDELHLKLETTEQKFELLKQTQDEKWEEFKTELELSWNSLLELIKAITSP, from the coding sequence ATGAGCATTCGAGAGACCTACGAAGCGAAAATGCAGGCCCAGCTTCAAGAGTTGAAAGCAGAGATCCATGAACTCAGGGAAAAAGCCGACCAGGCGGAAACCAACCTGCAACTTGAATACTACACGCTAATCGACGAACTGCATTTGAAGCTCGAAACAACCGAGCAGAAATTTGAATTGCTCAAGCAAACGCAAGATGAAAAGTGGGAAGAGTTTAAAACCGAGCTTGAACTTAGCTGGAATTCGTTGTTGGAACTGATCAAAGCAATTACCTCGCCCTGA
- a CDS encoding DUF5335 domain-containing protein, which produces MQTREIEKDNWQSFFDQVSRVLQGKLIQIEVDSLELGAQTELDKLSLNGLTYDKKDDAFIISTEEIEHVIHSPKQIFVADGTEGINSLQVRSADGTEQIISFVEPLALPPAG; this is translated from the coding sequence ATGCAGACCAGAGAAATCGAAAAAGACAATTGGCAAAGCTTTTTTGATCAGGTTTCCAGGGTGTTACAGGGCAAACTTATCCAGATCGAAGTCGACAGCCTTGAACTGGGCGCCCAGACCGAACTGGACAAACTCTCTCTTAACGGCTTAACCTATGACAAGAAAGATGATGCCTTCATCATCAGTACTGAAGAAATCGAACATGTTATCCACTCACCGAAACAGATATTTGTCGCCGATGGGACCGAAGGGATAAACAGCCTCCAGGTTCGCTCGGCTGATGGTACCGAGCAGATAATTAGCTTTGTAGAGCCATTGGCGCTGCCGCCGGCAGGTTAA
- a CDS encoding alanine/ornithine racemase family PLP-dependent enzyme — protein MTTPSVTIDLDKIEHNARTIVGLCQAHGIEVCGVTKVTCGHPEVARAMLRGGVTTIADSRLENIQRLRAAGVDASFMLLRIPALSTVDAVVDAVDVSLNSEPSVLEALSDAAQRLGRIHDVILMIDLGDLREGVLPDDLVRLVKVTSGLPGIRIRGLGTNLACFGGVVPSEENMRRLVELSVEVEQALGLELNWISGINSSGLELIAAGKMHTRVNHARIGEAILLGRETTKRKPWPKTSQDAFVIHAEVLEVKSKPSQPMGKRSEDAFGSLEQFEDRGNELRALLNLGREDVDLAGIVPCEPGVEILGASSDYLVVDVSATAGKIRVGDELTFVPNYSALLAVMTSEYVQKYTLSEGKRMGR, from the coding sequence ATGACAACTCCCAGTGTAACTATTGATCTCGACAAAATTGAGCATAATGCTCGCACTATCGTCGGGCTGTGCCAGGCACATGGCATCGAGGTGTGTGGCGTTACCAAGGTAACTTGCGGTCATCCGGAAGTGGCCAGGGCCATGCTGCGCGGAGGCGTTACCACGATCGCGGACTCGCGCCTGGAAAATATTCAGCGGCTGCGGGCAGCGGGCGTCGATGCCTCATTTATGTTGTTGCGAATTCCAGCCCTGTCCACCGTGGATGCAGTTGTCGATGCAGTGGACGTTAGTCTGAATTCGGAGCCCAGCGTACTTGAAGCCCTGTCGGACGCGGCGCAACGCCTCGGTCGGATACACGATGTGATCCTCATGATTGATCTGGGCGACCTGCGCGAGGGAGTCTTGCCGGATGATCTGGTCCGCCTGGTAAAAGTCACGTCAGGATTACCGGGTATTCGAATCAGGGGCCTTGGAACCAATCTCGCATGTTTTGGGGGTGTCGTACCCAGCGAGGAAAATATGCGACGGTTGGTGGAGCTGTCGGTTGAGGTCGAGCAGGCTTTAGGCCTTGAACTCAACTGGATTTCCGGTATCAATTCCAGCGGTCTCGAGTTGATCGCTGCAGGCAAGATGCACACGCGGGTAAATCATGCCCGCATCGGCGAAGCAATCTTACTCGGTCGTGAGACTACAAAACGCAAGCCCTGGCCGAAAACCTCCCAGGATGCCTTTGTGATTCATGCTGAAGTACTGGAAGTCAAAAGCAAACCATCGCAGCCCATGGGCAAACGCAGCGAAGATGCATTCGGCAGCCTGGAACAATTCGAGGATCGTGGCAATGAACTGAGGGCGCTGTTGAATCTGGGGCGCGAGGATGTGGATTTAGCGGGCATTGTGCCGTGCGAACCAGGGGTTGAAATTCTGGGTGCCTCCAGTGATTATCTGGTTGTCGATGTCAGCGCTACAGCCGGAAAGATTCGCGTGGGGGATGAGCTGACATTTGTTCCCAACTATAGCGCTTTACTAGCGGTTATGACCTCGGAATACGTACAAAAGTATACGCTGAGTGAAGGCAAACGGATGGGCCGGTAA
- the argF gene encoding ornithine carbamoyltransferase: MAPDLKQRNFLKLLDFESDEIRYLLDLAGQLKADKYAGTEQARLTGKNIALIFEKTSTRTRCAFEVAAYDQGANVTYLGPSGSQIGVKESMKDTARVLARMYDGIEYRGFEQQTVEELGRHGVPVWNGLTNEYHPTQVLADLLTMEEFSEIPLSEISFCYLGDGRGNMGDSLMVGAAKMGMDFRMAAPAELHPDTELIARCHNIAQQTEGQLNITDELKAALQGVDYIYTDVWVSMGEPETVWDQRIEQLKPYQVNRDVLEITGNPAVKFMHCLPAFHNRETEIGEKIYQKYGLEAMEVTEDVFESEASIVFAQAENRMHTIKAILVATLGD; this comes from the coding sequence ATGGCACCTGACCTGAAACAGCGAAACTTCTTGAAGTTACTTGATTTCGAATCGGACGAAATCCGGTATTTACTTGATCTGGCGGGGCAGTTAAAAGCCGATAAATACGCGGGAACCGAACAAGCGCGATTAACCGGTAAAAATATTGCGCTCATTTTTGAAAAGACCTCGACCCGCACGCGCTGTGCGTTCGAGGTAGCCGCCTATGATCAGGGTGCAAACGTTACCTATCTCGGTCCATCCGGTAGTCAGATTGGCGTTAAGGAATCGATGAAGGACACGGCCAGGGTATTGGCGCGAATGTACGACGGCATTGAATACCGTGGTTTCGAACAGCAAACAGTTGAAGAGCTGGGACGGCACGGCGTACCGGTCTGGAATGGCCTGACCAACGAATATCACCCTACCCAGGTGCTCGCCGATTTGCTGACCATGGAAGAGTTTTCGGAAATACCACTATCCGAAATCAGTTTCTGCTACCTCGGCGATGGCCGCGGTAACATGGGGGACTCACTGATGGTTGGCGCCGCCAAAATGGGCATGGATTTTCGAATGGCGGCGCCGGCCGAGCTGCATCCAGACACTGAACTGATCGCGAGATGTCACAATATTGCGCAACAAACCGAGGGGCAGCTCAACATAACCGATGAACTGAAAGCAGCGCTGCAGGGTGTCGATTACATTTATACCGATGTCTGGGTTTCGATGGGTGAACCCGAAACGGTCTGGGATCAACGTATCGAGCAGTTGAAACCTTACCAGGTAAACCGGGACGTGCTGGAGATAACGGGAAATCCGGCAGTGAAATTTATGCACTGCCTGCCGGCGTTCCACAATCGCGAGACTGAAATCGGCGAGAAGATTTACCAGAAATACGGACTGGAAGCGATGGAAGTTACCGAGGACGTATTCGAATCCGAAGCGTCGATCGTGTTCGCGCAGGCCGAGAATCGCATGCACACGATTAAGGCCATCCTCGTGGCGACGCTGGGGGATTGA
- the arcC gene encoding carbamate kinase: MRIVIALGGNALLQRGQALTAENQRRNIKIAAQALAPIAREHQLIITHGNGPQVGLLALQDLAYRQDTHYPLDVLDAETEGMIGYLIEQEMVNLLPDSHRCATLLTQTEVDPHDPAFQHPTKPIGPGYSKAEAERTAAARGWTIAPDGKAFRRVVPSPRPLRILELGVIRFLAEKQVIVICAGGGGIPVVRRDDGHLVGVEAVIDKDSASSLLARELGADAFVMLTDVEAIYKDWGETGAGAMRRISTQAIRQYSFASGSMAPKVEAACEFVEQCAGFAGVGRLKDAQAILAGQAGTVITREANDTLWWD; the protein is encoded by the coding sequence ATGCGCATCGTCATCGCGCTCGGTGGTAATGCCTTACTGCAACGAGGGCAGGCCCTGACGGCCGAAAATCAGCGCCGCAACATAAAGATTGCAGCCCAAGCACTGGCGCCGATCGCACGCGAGCATCAATTGATCATAACCCACGGCAATGGCCCGCAGGTTGGATTACTGGCGTTACAGGACCTGGCCTACAGGCAAGACACGCATTACCCGTTGGACGTTCTGGATGCTGAAACCGAAGGCATGATCGGTTACCTGATCGAACAGGAAATGGTCAACCTGCTGCCCGATAGTCATCGTTGTGCAACCCTGTTGACCCAGACCGAGGTCGATCCGCATGACCCAGCGTTTCAGCATCCCACCAAACCCATTGGTCCGGGTTACAGCAAGGCAGAGGCCGAGCGCACCGCTGCAGCGCGTGGCTGGACGATTGCGCCCGATGGCAAGGCATTCCGGCGCGTGGTGCCGTCGCCGCGCCCGCTGCGCATTCTCGAACTGGGTGTTATCAGGTTTCTTGCTGAAAAACAGGTGATTGTCATCTGTGCGGGTGGCGGCGGCATTCCCGTGGTACGTCGAGACGACGGGCACCTGGTTGGCGTCGAGGCGGTAATCGACAAGGATTCGGCCAGTTCGCTGCTTGCCCGCGAGCTTGGGGCGGATGCTTTTGTTATGCTGACCGATGTCGAGGCCATTTATAAGGACTGGGGCGAGACTGGCGCGGGTGCTATGCGGCGTATTTCTACTCAGGCTATCCGTCAATATTCGTTTGCGTCGGGTTCAATGGCGCCGAAGGTAGAGGCTGCCTGTGAATTTGTCGAACAATGTGCGGGATTTGCGGGGGTAGGACGACTTAAGGATGCGCAGGCAATTTTAGCCGGTCAGGCCGGCACCGTTATCACCCGCGAGGCAAACGATACGCTGTGGTGGGACTAA